In the Malania oleifera isolate guangnan ecotype guangnan chromosome 1, ASM2987363v1, whole genome shotgun sequence genome, one interval contains:
- the LOC131157952 gene encoding uncharacterized protein LOC131157952 → MRDCQMQRNSGILQHPYRGNTQAQNGGQQGGAAQARVYYLTPVDAENAGDVVTGIIYMFSHKVVVLFDFGARYSFISRGFVKLCGLEVQRLDYELVVATLSGSAVECSNVVYDFLVEIQGRILPVDLVVYDMFGFDIIFGMDWLSSSYASIDCHRREVLFRPPGKQEFHFIESCVRSAP, encoded by the coding sequence atgagagactGTCAGATGCAGAGGAATAGTGGAATCTTGCAGCATCCATACAGGGGTAATACTCAGGCACAGAATGGTGGTCAGCAAGGGGGTGCGGCCCAGGCGAGGGTGTATTATCTGACTCCAGTCGATGCTGAGAATGCAGGTGATGTTGTCACAGGTATTATTTACATGTTTTCTCATaaagttgttgtattatttgattttggggcAAGGTACTCTTTTATTTCCCGTGgatttgtgaaactgtgtggattagaggtgcaaaGGTTAGATTATGAACTAGTAGTAGCTACACTGTCCGGGTCTGCGGTCGAGTGTAGCAATGTAGTCTATGACTTTCTGGTTGAAATACAGGGGAGGATACTACCAGTTGACCTTGTGGTGTATGACATGTTTGgttttgatatcatctttggcatGGACTGGTTGTcatccagttatgccagtattgactgccacAGGAGAGAGGTGTTGTTTAGACCACCTGGAAAGCAGGAATTCCACTTCATCgaatcgtgtgtgcgttctgcgCCATGA